In Phlebotomus papatasi isolate M1 chromosome 1, Ppap_2.1, whole genome shotgun sequence, the following proteins share a genomic window:
- the LOC129810259 gene encoding facilitated trehalose transporter Tret1-like, whose amino-acid sequence MKTNQVSRFRTILPQILACVAKSLILMDIGMSIVFPSIVIPILQGTDPEKRGKESIQFTDVQASWFGSLAFVCQPIGCIVSGWVTERIGRKRAMIFVNIPHIAAWLMLHFATSVAEMYTAAVILGLGVGFMETPVISYIGEICQPSIRGILTATTGVAATLGYSIVYLLGSVTTWRNAALVCFATPILTILAILFLPDSPIWLISRHREEEALRSLQWLRGWVPRQNVQEEFQQLRNFHSTRKDEKRNFTKDLWSKGTLKPFFIVTMYFVFTQMSGLAGMRPYLVQIFHTYQVPVDPNWATFIVGLLKLSGNVFCMISVKFLGKRKITLISASGVALSCFSVGLYAYLNLPPGLSSFDQHPRVENPQGIYPLIGFFVLSFLTSFGIAPLPWVLLSEILPFRSRGLTSGISAAINYILVFLAAKTYLNLERGLSLHGVIWFYASVGIVAVIFHFFLLPETEDRSLEEIEQHFSTQKITNLHIKKHIKHSTCMEKDESLPLA is encoded by the exons ATGAAAACTAATCAAGTTAGTCGATTTCGGACAATATTGCCGCAAATTCTGGCATGTGTGGCAAAAAGTCTGATCCTCATGGACATTGGGATGTCCATCGTCTTTCCCTCAATAGTCATTCCCATCCTCCAGGGTACTGACCCAGAAAAACGAGGTAAAGAGAGCATTCAATTTACGGATGTTCAGGCTTCCTGGTTTGGGAGTTTAGCCTTTGTGTGTCAGCCCATTGGGTGCATTGTTTCCGGATGGGTGACTGAACGAATTGGAAGGAAGAGGGCTATGATCTTCGTTAATATTCCTCACATTGCGGCCTGGCTTATGCTTCATTTTGCCACATCTGTAGCCGAAATGTACACTGCAGCAGTGATTCTTGGCCTGGGAGTAGGATTCATGGAGACACCTGTGATCAGTTACATCGGAGAAATTTG TCAACCATCTATCCGAGGAATTCTCACAGCAACAACAGGAGTAGCTGCTACTCTTGGCTATTCCATCGTCTACTTACTGGGTTCAGTAACAACCTGGCGCAATGCAGCTCTTGTCTGCTTTGCAACTCCAATCCTCACAATCTTGGCCATTCTCTTCCTCCCAGACTCTCCGATATGGCTGATATCCCGGCACAGAGAAGAAGAAGCTCTGCGATCACTTCAATGGCTGCGTGGTTGGGTTCCACGGCAAAATGTCCAGGAGGAATTTCAACAACTCAGAAACTTCCATTCCACAAGAAAGGACGAGAAAAGGAATTTTACGAAGGATTTGTGGAGTAAAGGGACTCTAAAACCCTTCTTCATCGTCACGATGTACTTTGTTTTCACCCAAATGAGCGGCTTGGCCGGAATGCGTCCGTATCTCGTGCAGATCTTTCACACTTATCAAGTTCCTGTGGATCCCAATTGGGCCACATTCATTGTGGGACTCTTAAAGCTATCGGGAAATGTTTTCTGCATGATTTCAGTAAAATTTCTGGGCAAGAGAAAAATAACACTAATCTCTGCATCTGGAGTAGCTCTATCATGTTTTTCCGTTGGCCTCTACGCCTATCTCAACCTGCCACCTGGCCTTAGTTCCTTCGATCAACATCCACGAGTAGAGAATCCTCAAGGGATTTATCCACTAATTGGCTTCTTCGTCCTTTCTTTCCTTACAAGCTTCGGAATAGCACCTCTACCATGGGTTCTACTCAGTGAAATCCTCCCATTTCGCTCGCGTGGCCTCACAAGCGGAATCTCAGCTGCCATCAACTATATTTTAGTTTTCTTGGCCGCTAAGACCTACCTCAATCTCGAACGAGGACTCTCACTGCACGGAGTCATCTGGTTCTATGCATCCGTTGGCATTGTTGCagtaatttttcatttcttccTTCTACCAGAAACAGAAGATCGCTCCCTGGAGGAGATTGAACAGCACTTCTCAACGCAAAAGATCACAAATCTTCACATTAAAAAGCACATAAAACATTCCACGTGCATGGAGAAAGACGAATCCCTCCCTCTGGCCTGA